From the genome of Sporomusa sphaeroides DSM 2875:
GCCAAGCGCCGCCGCCGTAGCTGCCGCCACCGTTGGGTTGGCCGGAGATGAGCACATGCCGAAAAGCATAACATTGACCAGCGGCTTATTGTCCATAATATTCGCAACAGGCATAGTTGAAATTACTCTGTTTTGTGGCAGCACGACCAGAGAAGATGGCGCCATACCGAAAGAACACAACAGCTTGGCACCGCCGCACACACACATTCCCAATGGCTTTTCCCCCTTCGCTTGCGGTTTCTGCAGTTCCGGCCGGTATGTTTTACCCATCGCCAGCTTGTCTGCCATATCCGGCTTGATAAGGTGTATTTTCAATTCATTTTGATCATCGCGCCTTTTAGTTCCAAGATGCCGGCGGACTCAATTTTCATGGATGCTCCGCTAGTCAGTGCCGCCGTAACCGCTCCTTTTATCTGTAAAGCCTGCCGGGACTCCAGCGAAATGGTTTCGGCTTTTAGCGTGACTTTCCCCCCTTCCTGGTTGCCCAATTCCAGAGCTGCCCTGCCGCCGGCTGCGTGAAAAGAGATGCTGTTTTCGGCAGTTACCAAAATTTTTCCGTTTTTTCCGTCGATCTCCAACATATTTCGGCCGTCTTTATCCTGAACTATAATCATTTGTTGCTCATCTTCCAGACTAATTTTCAGGTTTTTCGGGGTATGAATCTCCAGACGTTCCTCATCTTCTTCCTCTACGAAAATAATCTCATGGCCGCCTTTGGTCTTGATTCGTTTCACCGTATTTTTTTCACCTTCATCCTGCCGGCTATCCTGAGGATTCATTATTTCAACCCCTTATTATGAAATATGACAAACCGCAAATGTTTCATTAACATAGTGCTTTCCATATTGAAATTCTCCTACCTTAAAACTCATTGTACAGGTTCGCTTGTCAGCGTTAAAAGAAAAATTCAATAGCCATAATTCTCCAATCCATGGCAAAAAACCTTCCTCTTTGACAAAAACAAAATGTATATGATAAGCGCTAATGATTCATCAGGTATCAATTTTCTAAAAAAAATCGCCTAAACATAAGTTTAGGCGAACATAAATACATACTTAAAATTTTTCCAGCCAGCAATCGCTTATACAGACTAGTTTGCGTAGCTATAACCGGCTTAAGCGGCGAATATCCTCTTTATGCTCAAGCTGCACTTAATGGCGCACTCTATACCACACCCTGCGCTTTCATAGCCTCGGCAACTTTAATAAAGCCGGCAATATTGGCGCCAACAACCAGATTGTCCTTATGGGCATACTCTTCAGCCGCCTGGCTGGAGTTTTTATAGATATTGAGCATGATCGTTTTGAGTTTAGCGTCAACCTCTTCAAAGGACCAAGCCATCCGCAGGCTGTTTTGAG
Proteins encoded in this window:
- a CDS encoding DUF4280 domain-containing protein, whose product is MKIHLIKPDMADKLAMGKTYRPELQKPQAKGEKPLGMCVCGGAKLLCSFGMAPSSLVVLPQNRVISTMPVANIMDNKPLVNVMLFGMCSSPANPTVAAATAAALGVLTPMPCIPVIPAPWVPGSAAVMIANCPALNQAAKLMCAWVV